A window of the Helianthus annuus cultivar XRQ/B chromosome 4, HanXRQr2.0-SUNRISE, whole genome shotgun sequence genome harbors these coding sequences:
- the LOC110874474 gene encoding receptor-like protein kinase HERK 1 — MVSVKFFLLYVVFATQNSMVSDDTVIQSVAPPLTGQIMVAVKRLDRTFGQGDPEFWKEIMTLSLYKHENILSLVGYCDDNGEKILVYEYAHNGSLDMYLNSTELTWIQRLKICIGAARGLAYLHNSVGTHQRVLHRDIKSSNILLDEN; from the coding sequence ATGGTGTCGGTCAAATTTTTCCTATTATACGTTGTATTTGCTACACAAAATTCAATGGTGTCGGACGACACCGTTATTCAAAGTGTGGCTCCGCCACTGACAGGGCAGATAATGGTTGCCGTGAAGCGTTTAGATCGTACATTTGGTCAAGGAGATCCAGAATTTTGGAAGGAGATCATGACACTGTCTCTTTACAAACATGAAAATATTCTCTCTCTCGTAGGGTATTGTGATGATAATGGCGAGAAGATCCTTGTTTACGAGTATGCACATAACGGTAGCCTTGACATGTATCTCAATAGTACTGAGCTAACATGGATTCAACGCCTCAAGATTTGCATTGGAGCGGCTCGTGGACTTGCATACCTTCATAATTCAGTTGGAACCCATCAAAGGGTATTGCACCGCGATATCAAAAGTTCCAACATCCTTCTAGATGAAAACTAG